In the genome of Bremerella sp. P1, the window GTGGAGGTAAAGGCGGCGGCAAGGGAGGAGGTACGAAGCCTGGTAAGGGGAATGCCAATATTGAAGCCCTTGGGATTATGCTCGCATCGGATCTCACGAGTACCGACTCGAACACCGAAGAGACTGAGGGTTGGATTTTGGTGCCTAACAGCGCCACAGCAGAGCAGGGCACTCACCAAACTGGTGGCGAGGACCATGCGAAATGGGAGGAACACCGTCCTGACGTTGTCCATGAACTGGCGGTGAACCGTCCAACCAACGAAGATCTCATCGAGATTCTAGCAACCGCTCATCAACGGTCGTCTGCAACAGGAAACCCAACTGCCAGCGGTCCATCGTCGTCTGACTTACTTGATCAGGCACTTTGCGAGATCTTAGAAGGCGGATTGTAAGTTCGTGAGAATGGGCTTCAAGATATCTTGGATTCGTCTCATGAACTCGATTTCGACATGAGCAGCCTAGCCAGTTAACGCGGTTAGGCTGCTATGTTGTTACCACTGGCTGTGGTCTTTGCTATCCCATTCCATGATCGCGATCGGAAGTAACTTTCGCTGGACGAATACTTGAAATCGGTCGCTTAAGAACTGGTTTAATTCGTGGAGCCCAGCTTCAGTCGATGCTCGTCGATATCTGCCAGTGTGGACTTTGCTTGCTGCCGTAGACGGTCAACGACCCGCGGATGGGAATCGCTAACGTCGCTCGTTTCGCCCTGATCGTTTTCCAGATCAAACAGCAGTGGGTTGTCCATCGTTACGTCGGCCTTGCCATCCAGCTGGTCGCCCCCAAATTGCAGTTTCCAGTTCCCGCTGCGAATGGCCCGCGGTTGGCCCCAGCCATGCCAGTAGAGTAGTTGGCTGCGTCCCTGCTCGACTGAGGGATCGACCAAGGTATTCCATAAGTTTTCGCCATCGATCTTTTGGGCCTCGTCAGGCACGTTCAGCTCAATGCCGCAAGCCTGGGTGAGCGTCGGAAAGAGGTCGATTGCCGACACGATGGCATCGCATGTTTGCCCTGCCTTGATAACGCCTGGGTAGCTAATGATGCCAGGCACGCGGGTACCTCCCTCCAAGGCGGACCATTTGCGACCAGCAAAGGGCCCAGCGCTGGCATCTTTCTTTTGCAGTCCTTCAGGACCATTGTCGGAGATGAATATGACGATCGTGTTTTCCTGTATTCCGCGCTGTTCGAGGGCGGCAAGGATTTCGCCGATGCGGTGATCGAGTTCTTCCACCACTTTCACGTAAGAGGGAGCATCGGTGCGCTTTTCCCAATCTGGGTGCGCCTCGGCAGGGAAGTGTGGGGCCGTGAACGGGAGATATAGGAACCAGGGCTCATCTGACTCGGTGTTGATAATTCGAATCGCCTCCTGGGTGAACGTTTCGGTTAGCCGCCGATTGTCGAAATCCTTCTGCACGAGTTGGCCGCCTCGATACATGTCGCGACCCTGATTGTTACTGGCTTCGATATAGTACGACTCGTCAAACCCTTGATGCATGGGACGTAGCTTGCCACCGCCGATGTGCCACTTGCCTGTCATCGCCGTGCGATACCCGGCCGCCTGAAAAGCTTCCGCCATGGTGTAAACCTGGGGGGACATACCCAGCGACCATTTGATGCGGTGCCCCAGGACACCTCCATTCCAACCGAGTCGGCTGGGGTAAGAACCTGACAAGAGGGCCATCCGTGAGGGAGTGCAAACGGAAGCGCCAGCATAGAAACTTGTCAGGCGCATGCCGTCTTCGGCCAGCTGATCGAGGTTGGGGGTTTCGATGGTCTCGCTGCCATAGCAGGAAAGGTCGCCATAGCCGATGTCGTCGGCCATCATCAACAAAACATTGGGACGCACCTTGGCTGATAAAGTCTGGTCTGCAACGGCGAGGCGAAGTGTTCCATGGTTAGCGAAAGCCACAAGCAGAATCACACCGAAGTAGAGCAATTGTTGACGTACTGCAGTATTCAATATTTCCATCTCTTTTCCTCGATTGCGAGTCGCTATAAAGCACTAGCGATCTTCGGCTACTCGGTAGGCTCTCGACCAACCAGGAAGTCAAACCACTGGCCGTAGTGTTTCCCGTCCAGTTCGATATCCAAGGGGACGATCTGAAGGTCGGCTTTGTCGTCCGATAGAGTGCCCGAGATGGTCACTTCGTACGACTGCCGGCTTTTTGCAGGGACCGTTCCTTTCAAGATGGCTGGCTCAGCCGCTATTCCATCTGGAAGGATCAGCTTCACGCGGTGCTGTTGTGGTTGATCTCGAAAGTTGCGCACCGTGATCGTGACTTTCTGCGGGCTACCTTCACCCAGGTTCACTCGGTAGGGATAAGCCGATACCCAGTAGGGATCGAACAGGTATTCGTAGTCCTTTTCCGGCAACATCTCATGGTAGAGGGCAGCCATCTCTTTTGCCCAGTTGTGGTACCGCTGAAGAATTCCCTGCGGTTCAGGCATCACGTAGCCATGGGCGGCCAAGACGATATCCGGCTTCAAGTCGATCAGGTACTTGCTGCCCAGGATGTGACCTTCCTCGAGAATGGCGCTGTTCCGCGCCACAACGCAGTCGTGTGCGGTTTGGCTTTCGTCTCGCGGGTCGCCAAAAAGGTTGTCACCGGTAAACGCGATACGCTTGCCATCAATATCCAACCATAGGCAACAGCCGAATTCGGTTTGGCCAGGCAGCCAGTCGACTTGAATCTTGTAGCCTTCCCAGTCGATCACTTCGCCGTCAGTAAAGCCTTTGTCGATGGGCATCCCGTCGAAGCCGTCGCCATAGGCGGACACCAAGGCCGCGTAGTCGTACTTCCGTGGGTTCTCACAGCGATCAACGATCTTATCGAGCGTCCAGGCCTTGGCTCCATACTTTTCCTTAAGCAGCGGACCATGCAGGAAGTGATCGCCGTGCATGTGGGAAATCCAGAACGCGTCGACTTGCTTCAGGCCCTTGTGCTGCCGGAGGCCAAGGATAACTTCTTCGAGTACCGCCTTGGGAAATAGCCCGCAGTCGAGAATCAGCCCATGCCCGCTATCGGAAACAATCATGTAGAAGTTTCGGCCCTGGAACTCATCATTCAGCTTGTACAGATGGGGCGTGACTTGATTCAGGTGAGGAATCTCAGTCGGCTTGGAGATGCGGTCACGTTTGTCCGGGTCTTTGTCGAAGACGGGATAACCACGAATGTAGGCAGCGCGAAAGGTTTCGATTCGTTCTCGATACGTTTTCAGCTGAGTGGTCGCATGGTGAATGACCGGGCCCTGGATTGGAAGCATGACATGGATTTCTTCCTCGAGGAGGCGATCGACGGACGTTGCCAGGGCGTCGATCCCTTTCGCGAAGCCGTAATCCCACTCGGAGTCAAACCAGGTGGTAAAACGAGAGCTGTCATGCATGAGTCCCCCAGTTACCGCGACCGTGTGATCTCCTTTCGTGACGAGATAGGTCATCTCGCCAGGGGAATGCCCTGGTGTCACGAGGCACCGAATGTGGTAGCCGTGCCAGATGAACTCGGCGTTGTCTTCCAGAGGTTGTGCCATAGGTATCGGGCGTTGCGGCGGGCGAGCGTAACTGGCACCGTAGACAGAATACTGGTCACCTAATTTTGGATACCACTTGCGAAAGCTCGTGGGTGACTGAAGAATTTCCGCTTCGATCTCAGAAGTGGCGACTTTGGTCACGTCGGTGTCAACGCGAGCAAACCCTTGCAGGGTTTCGCGGTGGTGATTGTTCAGAAGAATCTTCTCAACGCGCCCAACGCCGATCTGCGGGAGAAGATCGAAGACCTGGCCGTTGCCGACGTTGATCAGCAAGGCGCTGCCGCCGTGCTTGAGGATGTAAACGTTGCACGTATCGGAGGATTGGTAGAGGTCCGGAAACATCTCCGGTAGCGGCTGTGATAACCCCTGCGGTAGAGGAACGGCCAGGCAGGATGCCGTCAACCAAAAGGAAAGCAGGAGACCCAGAAGCTTCTTCATGATGCAGCTCACTTGCAGGAACAAACGCAAAAACCAGTTCTGCTTGCATCTTGTTTTAGCAGAACTGGTTCCTGGCTGTCCAAACTTGTCTGAGAGCTAGAGCGAAGAAGTATTCACTCAGGTTTGCTTGCTGAGCGTCTTAGGCTCGCTTTCCGCTCCAGATGCTGCTTCGTTGCGGCGTGAAGCGAGCGTCCCTAAGATCGGCGAAATCAAAGCAGTCCAACCGGTCTGATGGCTTGCTCCCAGGCCTTTGCCTGTTTCCGCATCGAAGTATTCGTAGAACAACACGAGGTCGCGCCAGTTCGGATCGTTCAACAGCATCTCGGTACGGGCATAACTTGGTCGGTCCCCTTCGGAATCGGCCAGGAAAAGCTTGGATAGCCGTTTTCGGATCTCGTCAGCGACCTGTTGCAGGTCCATGTACTTGCCGCTTCTGGCCGGACATTCAACCCGCAATGACTTGCCGTAGAATTGGTGATACCGTTCCAGTGCTTCGATGATCAGGTAATTGAGTGGGAACCAGATCGGTCCGCGCCAATTCGAGTTGCCACCGAAAAGCCCACTATCGGATTCGGCCGGCAAGTACTTCACGCAGAGACGCTCGCCGTGCAGTTCGTACTCGAACGGATGTTCCTCGTGGTATTTCGAAAGGGAACGAATGCCGTACGGAGAGAGAAACTCATCTTCATCCAACAAGTATCGCAGCATCCGCATCAGGCGATCCTTCGTCGGAATCGCCAGCAGTCGATGCCCGTCATGTTCGCCTTCCGGTTCTTTCTCCATGTAGGTCATGAACTTCGTCAATTCCGGGCGGAAGTTGAGGAACCAGTCCATGCGTTTACGGAACGCGGGAAGTTTGGCAATCGTTTTCTCAAAGAGCACGTCAACCGTCAGCAACGGAATCAGCCCGACGATCGAACGGATCTTTAAGGGAATGCTCTTGCCGTCGAGATGCAGGTGGTCGTAGTAGAAGCCGTCTTCTTCGTCCCACAGGCCCGTACCATCCAAGCTGTTCATTGCCTCGGCGATCGAGACATAGTGCTCGAAGAACTTCGAGGCCATGTCTTCGTAAGCCGGATTGCCATCGGCCAGCTCAAACGCGATCGAGAGCATGCTCGAACTATAGAACGCCATCCAGGCGGTACCGTCGGCTTGTTCCAGGTGACCGCCGGTTGGAAGAGGCTTCGAGCGGTCGAAAATCCCGATGTTATCGAGGCCAAGGAACCCGCCGCTGAAGACGTGTTTGCCGCGAATGTCTTTGCGGTTCACCCACCAGGTGAAGTTGAGTAGCAGCTTCTGGAAGACGCGTTCCAGGAAGATGCGATCGCGGTCTCCGTTGGAAGCGGTCATCTGGTAGACGCGCCAGCATGCCCAGGCATGAACCGGAGGGTTCACATCGCTGAAATTCCACTCGTAGGCCGGCAACTGGCCGTTGGGATGCATGTACCATTCGCGAAGGAATAAGATCGCCTGATCCTTGGCAAAGAACGGATCGATCTTGGCAAAGGGAATCAAGTGAAACGCCGAATCCCATGCCGCGTACCAGGGATACTCCCATTTGTCCGGCATTGAGATGAT includes:
- a CDS encoding sulfatase-like hydrolase/transferase, giving the protein MEILNTAVRQQLLYFGVILLVAFANHGTLRLAVADQTLSAKVRPNVLLMMADDIGYGDLSCYGSETIETPNLDQLAEDGMRLTSFYAGASVCTPSRMALLSGSYPSRLGWNGGVLGHRIKWSLGMSPQVYTMAEAFQAAGYRTAMTGKWHIGGGKLRPMHQGFDESYYIEASNNQGRDMYRGGQLVQKDFDNRRLTETFTQEAIRIINTESDEPWFLYLPFTAPHFPAEAHPDWEKRTDAPSYVKVVEELDHRIGEILAALEQRGIQENTIVIFISDNGPEGLQKKDASAGPFAGRKWSALEGGTRVPGIISYPGVIKAGQTCDAIVSAIDLFPTLTQACGIELNVPDEAQKIDGENLWNTLVDPSVEQGRSQLLYWHGWGQPRAIRSGNWKLQFGGDQLDGKADVTMDNPLLFDLENDQGETSDVSDSHPRVVDRLRQQAKSTLADIDEHRLKLGSTN
- a CDS encoding MBL fold metallo-hydrolase; this encodes MKKLLGLLLSFWLTASCLAVPLPQGLSQPLPEMFPDLYQSSDTCNVYILKHGGSALLINVGNGQVFDLLPQIGVGRVEKILLNNHHRETLQGFARVDTDVTKVATSEIEAEILQSPTSFRKWYPKLGDQYSVYGASYARPPQRPIPMAQPLEDNAEFIWHGYHIRCLVTPGHSPGEMTYLVTKGDHTVAVTGGLMHDSSRFTTWFDSEWDYGFAKGIDALATSVDRLLEEEIHVMLPIQGPVIHHATTQLKTYRERIETFRAAYIRGYPVFDKDPDKRDRISKPTEIPHLNQVTPHLYKLNDEFQGRNFYMIVSDSGHGLILDCGLFPKAVLEEVILGLRQHKGLKQVDAFWISHMHGDHFLHGPLLKEKYGAKAWTLDKIVDRCENPRKYDYAALVSAYGDGFDGMPIDKGFTDGEVIDWEGYKIQVDWLPGQTEFGCCLWLDIDGKRIAFTGDNLFGDPRDESQTAHDCVVARNSAILEEGHILGSKYLIDLKPDIVLAAHGYVMPEPQGILQRYHNWAKEMAALYHEMLPEKDYEYLFDPYWVSAYPYRVNLGEGSPQKVTITVRNFRDQPQQHRVKLILPDGIAAEPAILKGTVPAKSRQSYEVTISGTLSDDKADLQIVPLDIELDGKHYGQWFDFLVGREPTE
- a CDS encoding MGH1-like glycoside hydrolase domain-containing protein: MPEAEWERLTAEARREKGANWRRWGPYLAERQWGTVRESTVEAEPWLNFTHEEARWRAYRWGEDGLLGISDRQCRLCFALALWNEKDPILKERLFGLTGPEGNHGEDVKEAYYYLDSTPTHSYLKALYKYPQAEFPYRQLREENGRRNRHEPEFELTDTCIFDEGRYFDVQAEYAKASPDDILIRITIFNRGPEDAPVHLLPTWWFRNTWAWGPTLEKPEAKPSLSEISPDQLKVTHETLGDYQIFVDEGPDGETPPWLFTENETNTWRFEDGKSRRPSCKDAFHLAVVDGMEGVVNPKHSGTKAAAHFQCIVPAGQSVQFRLRIAPTSDLPVTPFGAEFDDIFAQRIDEADEYAKSRVSPGLTEDEQTVLRQADAGLLWTKQFYHYVIPRWLENNGNPKKKDEPPMPGAPSPRNADWGHLYNKNIISMPDKWEYPWYAAWDSAFHLIPFAKIDPFFAKDQAILFLREWYMHPNGQLPAYEWNFSDVNPPVHAWACWRVYQMTASNGDRDRIFLERVFQKLLLNFTWWVNRKDIRGKHVFSGGFLGLDNIGIFDRSKPLPTGGHLEQADGTAWMAFYSSSMLSIAFELADGNPAYEDMASKFFEHYVSIAEAMNSLDGTGLWDEEDGFYYDHLHLDGKSIPLKIRSIVGLIPLLTVDVLFEKTIAKLPAFRKRMDWFLNFRPELTKFMTYMEKEPEGEHDGHRLLAIPTKDRLMRMLRYLLDEDEFLSPYGIRSLSKYHEEHPFEYELHGERLCVKYLPAESDSGLFGGNSNWRGPIWFPLNYLIIEALERYHQFYGKSLRVECPARSGKYMDLQQVADEIRKRLSKLFLADSEGDRPSYARTEMLLNDPNWRDLVLFYEYFDAETGKGLGASHQTGWTALISPILGTLASRRNEAASGAESEPKTLSKQT